The following coding sequences are from one Triticum aestivum cultivar Chinese Spring chromosome 5A, IWGSC CS RefSeq v2.1, whole genome shotgun sequence window:
- the LOC123106617 gene encoding 39S ribosomal protein L54, mitochondrial, whose product MAVSWTRVLKSGVIPRDATQLVGTRGFAVVAKGKKDGKGGAADAKPVPSKEMKSTRVFGVNILKEGSDPNIQPDSECPGWLWHMIDKHLVLSELRRKDAKTLPYEDQKRFVKLDNRTRIKENNALTAKN is encoded by the coding sequence ATGGCAGTGTCCTGGACACGAGTATTGAAGAGTGGAGTTATTCCAAGAGACGCAACTCAATTGGTTGGGACAAGAGGCTTTGCCGTTGTGGCCAAGGGAAAGAAGGACGGAAAAGGTGGCGCGGCTGATGCTAAACCTGTGCCCAGCAAAGAAATGAAGAGCACACGTGTGTTTGGGGTGAATATCCTGAAGGAGGGTTCTGACCCGAATATCCAACCAGACTCTGAGTGCCCTGGCTGGCTGTGGCACATGATCGACAAGCATCTGGTGCTGAGCGAGCTTCGGAGGAAAGATGCCAAGACGCTGCCCTATGAAGACCAGAAGCGTTTCGTCAAGCTGGACAACCGGACTCGGATCAAGGAGAACAATGCTCTCACAGCTAAGAACTGA
- the LOC123106619 gene encoding putative FBD-associated F-box protein At5g22720, producing the protein MAGRTPFTNVDPETAAYLRRLGIDPHELDRATEQLLTYICVELLPAPPVSDAPPRSIFSRLLITEAAHEPALPASADLISVLPDTLLRNIVSRLPIADAARTAVLASRWRRVWLSTEPVLIDAFLRPSSSSVTAAVSGILESHPGPFRRVHLTCSHMSAHQAQLARWLQLLAAKGVHDLVLVNRPWPCDVPLPDALFSISSVVRLYIGLWKLPDTAGLRGAGASFPHLRELGICTVAMGEGDVDSMVASSPVLEILSIQGSHKGLRLRIVSQSLRCVQICSSVVENVTVVKAPRLERLILQGGRHAASGLCTMVSILDAPKLHSFGFLEPGNHVLGIGDTVIMAGIKESAATTVASVKILSLNVRFGVPNEARMVPMFLKCFPNVVRLHIMSRKCNRSAGKLSLNFQEGPTESAMLHIKEMHFREFRGEQGEVAFLKSIFPKVLETAVIIMANPSFTPFSVAVAFSELKEASEVIRCCQVLLLKSAGPEGGKAWSFKEGSDFSCEDPFSTVESSVFTPEQSKFIGFDESRKQA; encoded by the exons ATGGCCGGCCGTACGCCGTTCACCAACGTCGACCCGGAGACGGCGGCCTACTTGCGGCGCCTGGGCATCGACCCCCACGAGCTGGACCGAGCCACAGAGCAGCTGCTTACCTACATCTGCGTCGAGCTCCTCCCCGCCCCGCCCGTCTCCGACGCGCCCCCGCGCAGCATCTTCTCCCGCCTCCTCATCACGGAGGCCGCGCACGAACCCGCCCTCCCCGCCAGCGCCGACCTCATCAGCGTCCTCCCCGACACCCTCCTCCGCAACATCGTCTCCCGCCTCCCCATCGCGGACGCCGCGCGCACCGCCGTCCTAGCCTCGCGCTGGCGCCGGGTCTGGCTCTCCACGGAGCCCGTCCTCATCGACGCCTTCCTCCGGCCCAGCTCGTCGTCCGTCACGGCCGCCGTCTCGGGCATCCTCGAGTCGCACCCCGGGCCCTTCCGCCGCGTCCACCTAACCTGCAGCCACATGAGCGCGCACCAGGCCCAGCTCGCGCGCTGGCTCCAGCTCCTCGCCGCCAAGGGCGTCCACGACCTCGTCCTCGTCAATCGACCGTGGCCGTGCGATGTGCCCCTCCCTGACGCGCTGTTCAGCATCAGCTCCGTCGTCCGCCTCTACATCGGCCTCTGGAAGCTCCCGGACACGGCCGGCCTGCGTGGCGCTGGCGCCTCCTTCCCCCACCTCCGCGAGCTCGGCATCTGCACCGTCGCGATGGGGGAGGGCGACGTCGACTCCATGGTCGCCAGCAGCCCCGTCCTGGAGATCCTGAGCATCCAGGGAAGCCACAAGGGGCTGCGCCTCCGCATCGTGAGCCAGAGCCTACGGTGCGTGCAAATCTGCAGCTCTGTTGTGGAGAACGTCACGGTGGTGAAGGCTCCACGCCTCGAGCGGCTCATCCTGCAGGGAGGCCGGCATGCTGCTAGTGGCCTGTGTACCATGGTCAGCATTCTTGATGCCCCCAAGCTACATTCGTTTGGATTCTTGGAGCCAGGCAATCATGTCCTGGGGATCGGAGACACCGTCATAATG GCTGGGATAAAGGAGAGTGCGGCCACCACTGTCGCAAGCGTTAAGATCCTGAGCTTAAATGTGCGTTTTGGAGTCCCCAATGAGGCAAGGATGGTGCCCATGTTCCTTAAATGCTTTCCCAATGTCGTGCGACTGCATATCATG TCCAGAAAATGTAATCGGTCCGCTGGTAAGCTCAGCCTCAATTTCCAGGAGGGTCCTACTGAAAGTGCTATGTTGCACATCAAAGAGATGCATTTCCGTGAATTCCGAGGGGAACAAGGCGAGGTTGCCTTCCTCAAGTCGATCTTCCCAAAGGTGCTGGAGACTGCGGTGATTATAATGGCAAACCCAAGCTTCACTCCATTTTCAGTAGCCGTGGCGTTCTCCGAACTGAAGGAGGCTTCTGAGGTCATAAGGTGCTGCCAAGTGCTGCTTCTTAAGAGTGCAGGGCCCGAAGGAGGCAAAGCATGGAGTTTTAAAGAAGGAAGTGATTTTTCATGCGAGGACCCTTTTTCAACAGTGGAGAGCAGCGTATTCACTCCGGAGCAGTCGAAGTTTATTGGATTTGATGAAAGTAGGAAACAGGCATGA
- the LOC123101224 gene encoding senescence-specific cysteine protease SAG39-like yields MASYYWVVLVLACTCALSGALAARDLADDASMAARHEQWMGKYGRVYGDAAEKARRLEAFKANVAFNESTNAGNSKFWLEANQFADITEDEFRATHTGYKPVAVTNKGRSTGFRYANASLDDLPASVDWRTNGAVTPIKDQGQCGCCWAFSTVASMEGIVKLSTGKLVSLSEQELVDCDDTDKGCEGGLMDNAFEFVVKNSGLATEADYPYTGADGSTCDSSTAAATITGHEDVPANDEASLLKAVAAQPVSLAVDGGDNLFRFYKGGVLSGACGTQLDHGIAAVGYGVAGDGTKFWVMKNSWGAGWGEDDFIRMERDVADKQSLCGLAMLPFLPHGVASCFIPILLACKSIHL; encoded by the exons ATGGCTAGTTATTACTGGGTAGTTCTCGTTTTGGCGTGCACCTGCGCGCTCAGTGGCGCACTGGCGGCCCGCGACCTCGCCGACGATGCGTCCATGGCCGCGAGGCACGAGCAGTGGATGGGCAAGTATGGCCGCGTGTACGGTGACGCCGCCGAGAAAGCAAGGCGGCTGGAGGCTTTCAAGGCCAACGTTGCTTTCAACGAGTCCACGAACGCCGGGAACAGCAAGTTTTGGCTGGAGGCCAACCAGTTTGCCGATATCACCGAGGACGAGTTCAGGGCTACCCACACCGGATACAAGCCAGTTGCTGTGACTAACAAGGGCCGGAGCACCGGGTTCAGGTACGCGAACGCAAGCCTCGACGACCTCCCGGCCTCCGTCGACTGGAGGACCAATGGCGCCGTCACTCCCATCAAAGACCAAGGCCAATGCG GGTGTTGCTGGGCGTTCTCCACGGTGGCCTCCATGGAGGGCATCGTGAAGCTGAGCACGGGCAAGCTGGTCTCCCTCTCGGAGCAGGAGCTGGTGGACTGCGACGACACAGACAAGGGCTGCGAGGGCGGGCTCATGGACAACGCCTTCGAGTTCGTCGTCAAAAACAGCGGCCTCGCCACCGAGGCCGACTACCCCTACACCGGTGCAGACGGCAGCACCTGCGACTCCAGCACGGCCGCGGCGACCATCACGGGGCATGAGGATGTGCCGGCCAACGACGAGGCGTCGCTACTTAAGGCGGTGGCGGCGCAGCCTGTGTCCCTGGCCGTCGACGGCGGGGACAACCTCTTCCGGTTCTACAAGGGCGGCGTGCTCTCTGGCGCGTGCGGCACGCAGCTCGACCACGGCATCGCGGCCGTCGGGTACGGCGTGGCCGGGGACGGGACCAAGTTCTGGGTGATGAAGAACTCGTGGGGTGCGGGGTGGGGCGAGGACGACTTTATCAGGATGGAGAGGGACGTCGCCGACAAGCAGAGCCTCTGCGGGCTCGCCATGCTGCCCTTCCTACCCCACGGCGTAGCCAGCTGCTTCATTCCTATCCTACTAGCTTGTAAATCGATCCACCTTTGA